The Lachnospiraceae bacterium KM106-2 nucleotide sequence GGCTTAGTGGAGTACAAACATCAGAAGGAACTACACTGTCCAATCTGTCAAAGCCCGCTTGTGGTGCGGAATGGTAAGTTTGGTGAATTTTATGGATGCACAAATTATCCTAACTGTAGTTATACTAAAAATATAGATTAAGAAAAACCAAGCAGTATTTATAGCTGCTTGGTTTTTTCTATTCAAGGAGGGTTATGGGTTGACCAATGAGAGAGAGAGGAGTACCATTAAATGTGATTTTGTTTCATGATAGAAATGGGAGGAATTAATATGGTTCAGAGCGTAAGAGAACAGATTTTACATTTGATTGAAAGTGACAGTCGTTTATGTCCAGCAGAAATTGCTACCATGGTGGGAATTACTGAGGGAGAAGCCGAAGAAGAAATCGAACAGATGGAGAAAGAACATATCATCTGTGGATATCATACCTTGATCAATTGGGCGAAAGCAAAGGAAGATGATATTACAGCCATGATCGAACTTCGTGTAACACCACAAGATGGAGACGGATATGAAAAGATAGCGGAATATATCAGTCAGTTTCCACAAGTGGAGACTCTATATTTGATGTCTGGAGCTTATGATTTCTTAGTTACGATCAAAGGAAAGACGTTAAAAGAAATCTCATTATTTGTATCAGGAAAGTTAGCCAGTATGAAAGAAGTGCAAAGTACTACTACACATTTCGCACTGACAAAATATAAAGAATTAGGCGTTGATATGGAAGCTAAGAAAATAGATGAAAGAATGGTGATCACCCCATGAGAGAGCTATTATCAAAAAAAGCGGTCGGCTTAAAGCCATCCGGCATTCGAAAGTTTTTTGATGTGGCAAATGAAATGGAGGACGTCATTTCACTTGGAGTAGGTGAGCCGGATTTTGATACCCCTTGGCATATCAGGGAAGAAGGAATTAATTCATTTCATAAAGGAAGAACCTTTTATACATCCAATGCAGGATTAATGGATCTTCGAAAAGAAATCTGTAAGTACATAAAGAAAAAGCAAAATCTCACATATGATCCTGAAAAGGAAGTATTACTTACCGTGGGAGGAAGCGAGGGCATCGATGCGGCTTTACGAGCTTTGTTAAACCCTGGTGACGAGGTTATCTATATCGAACCATGTTTCGTGTCTTATCTTCCTTGTATCGTACTAGCGGATGGAGTACCAAAGCCAATCGCTTTATCGGAAGAGAATGGCTATCGATTGACAAGAGAGCAGCTAGAGAAAGCAATCACCCCTAAGACAAAGGTCTTAATGTTATCTTATCCGAATAATCCGACGGGTGCGATTATGGAACGGAAAGATTATGAAGCATTGATAGATTTGATCATAGAGCATGATCTTATTGTGATTTCAGATGAAATCTATAGTGAACTAACCTATGAGAAGGAAACGGTCAGCATTGCTAGTCTTCCAGGAATGCAGGAGAGAACTATCATCATTAATGGCTTTTCGAAAGCATATGCTATGACAGGATGGCGTCTCGGTTATGCACTAGCAAACCCTGTTATTATGGAGCAGATGGTGAAGATCCATCAGTTTGCAATCATGTGTGCGCCAACGACCAGTCAATATGCAGCGATTGAAGCAATGCGAAATGGCGATGATGACGTGACGATGATGTGCCAGTCTTATAACCAGAGAAGAAGATATCTATTAAGTGAATTTAAGCGGCTTGGATTACCTTGTTTTGAGCCACATGGAGCATTTTATACATTCCCCAATATTAGTGAATTTGGTATGACAAGTGAAGAATTTGCAACAAGACTGTTGAAGGAAGAAAGGTTAGCCGTAGTTCCTGGCAGTGCATTTGGAGAGTGTGGAGAAGGACATGTAAGAATTTCCTACGCATATTCTGTTCAAGAAATTAAGCAGGCAATGAAGCGAATGGAAAGATTTATTCATAAATTGCGAGATGATCAGTAGAATGAACTAGTACGAGAGAAGGCAATAGAAAAGGAGCAGTTATACAATGAAACAAGTGATCACGAGGGAGAAAATATTAGAATATTTGATCTTGACATTTGCATCTGTTATTTTAGTTTTGGGTGTCTATTTATTTAAATTTCCCAACAACTTTTCGTTCGGTGGAGTAACCGGTCTGGCAGTTATCTTAAATCGATTTTTTCGATTTAGTGCCAGTTCCTTTACCTTTATCATTAATATGCTGTTATTAGGTGTCGGCTTTATTTTCCTTGGAAGAGGATTTGGTATCAAGACGGTCTATGTTACCGTGTTGACATCAGTCGGATTTAGTTTGATGGAACATTTCTTTCCGATGAGCAGACCTTTGACAACACAGCCAGTATTGGAATTGATCTATGCGATCGTAATTCCAGCCATTAGTGCAGCGATGTTGTTTAATATTGAGGCTTCCAGCGGTGGTACTGATATCATCGCTATGATCTTAAAGAAATATACCACCTTAAATATCGGAAGTGCCTTATTTGTTGTGGATTTTATTATTGTAGTTTGTTCCTTTTTTGCATTTGATGCAGAAACCGGATTATTTTCGTTTGTTGGTCTGATGGCAAAATCATTAGTTATTGATAATGTGATTGAAAATATTAATCTATGCAAATATTTTACGATCATATGCGACAGACCAGATGAGATCTGCAATTTTATCCATAATGAAATTCATAGAAGTGCGACGATCTTTAAAGCAGAGGGATCCTATGAGCATGGAAATAAGACGATCATCCTTACGGTAATGAAGCGTAGTCAGGCGGTTCATCTTCGAAATCATATTCATGAAAAAGATCCTGAGGCATTTATCATGATCACCAACAGCAGCGAAATTATCGGGAAAGGTTTCCGAGGACTAAATTAATCCTTATATTTGTCGATATCTTATTATGTAAGAAAGATTACGACAAAGGAGGGGTGTAATTATGGCTTACATGAATATTGATTATTTATCAATTAATATGACAGGAATGCTAGGCGATTATGGAATTATACGAAGTGGTTCTTATGGAAAGCTATTAAAGAAATACTATGCAGAAAATAAGAACGACGCAGCAAGTGGTTCTTCTTCTACGACTCAGTCCAAATTGATGTCTGTTAAGAGTGAAGCCGATGATCTGAAAGCGTCAGCAGAAAGTTTGACAGTACAAGGAAGTAAGTCGCTTTTTGCAGAAGGTAATCGTGATAAGATCGCCACAGCAGTAAATAAGTTCGTGTCAGATTACAACGATACCGTAAAGGGTGCTTCCGAGACGAAAAATAAGGATATCTCACGTTATGTTTCGAGTATGACGTTCCAGACCAATGCTTATAAGACTAGTCTTGAAAAGGTTGGTATCAAAGTAAATGGCGATCAAACGCTTACGGTTGATACAACTAAGCTAAAAGAAGCTAAATTATCAGATCTTAAAACACTTTTCTCAGGAAGCTATTCCTATGCAGACAGTGTTGCCAATAAGGCAGAACAGATCTCAAAGCTTGCTACAAAAGCAAGTGGATTTCCAACTTATCAAAGCAATGGTATGTTTGGTACAACAAGTCAATATCAGTCGTATAACTGGTATCTATAAGAGAAGAGAGTGCTTTGGACATTTATTGTCCAAGGCACTTTTTTGTTGCTTCTCAATGAAAATGTAGTTGTAATCCTCTCTAAATGGGCGATTATCTGACACCTTTTGATCATGCAGAGAATATGTTAGTAGTAATAGAATCTGTATTTAGCAACTGAGGAGGTTGTTTATGAGAAAAAAACTATTAGCGGTAGGCATACTGGTTATATTAGTGCTTACTTCTTTGATGGGGTGTTCAAAAGAGGGGAAGCTTACTAAAGTACGATTAAATGAAGTAGCGCATTCAATCTTTTATGCACCGATGTATGTTGCAATTGAGAACGGATACTTTAAGGATCAAGGCTTAGATGTCAAACTTATAAATGGACTTGGAGCAGATAAGACAATGACAGCTGTGCTGTCCGGTGAGGCTGATATTGGCTTTATGGGAAGCGAAGCGAGCATCTATGTGTATAATCAAGGTGCATCGGATTACGTGGTGAATTTCGCTCAATTAACGCAACGTGCGGGCAACTTCTTGGTATCAAGAAATGCCGATGCTAATTTTAAGTGGACTGATCTGAAAGGCAAGAAAGTATTAGGCGGTCGTGCCGGCGGCATGCCAGAGATGGTATTTGAGTATATTTTAATGAAAAATGGTCTGACTCCTGGCAAAGATGTTAAGATCGTTCAGAATATTGACTTTGGTCTTACGGCAGAAGCATTTGCGTCCGGAAATGGAGACTATACCGTCGAGTTCGAGCCAAGTGCTGAGGCACTGGAACGAGAAGGAAAAGGTAAGGTTGTAGCATCTCTTGGTTTGGAAAGTGGTAAAGTTCCATATACCGCTTATTCGGCTAAGAAGAGCTATATCGAGAAGAATCCCGAAGTAATCAAGAGATTTACAGAAGCAATTCAAAAAGGTCTCGATTATGTGAATTCGCATACACCAGAAGAGATTGCAAAGGTGATCAAACCTCAGTTTAAAGAAACGAGTGATGCTTCCCTTGTTAAGATCGTAAAACGTTATTATGACCAACAGACTTGGAAAGACAATACAGTATTTGAAAAAGAGAGCTTTAATTTGTTGCAGGATATCTTGATCAATGGTAAAGAGTTAGAGGAGAAGGTTGATTATAATAAATTAGTGAATACAGAATATGCAAAGGAAGCTGTGAAATAGAGAAAAAGAGGAGCCCTAGTGTGAAACTAGGGCTCCTCTTTAGTTAACTATGATGGAATTTCAAAATCAATCATAAGTTGTCCTTGTGCCATTGCAAAAGTGCGAAGATAACTTGGTTCAAGGACAGTTATCTGACAGGAAGGATAATAAGATTGGATCAAGCTGGCAAGGTAGTTGGCCTTGCTTTCGTTCTTCCAATGCTTAATAATAACCATGCCACCTGTATAACCGCGTGCAATCATTCTTTTTATAAGTTGATCATAAGCGGTTATTGTATTACGTAATGTGTTGAGTATGGATAGAATCCCTTTCTCTTCATAGGTATTCAGGTTATATCCAGTATCTAAAATGATGCCGTAATTCATTTGTTGCCTCCATCTGAGATTGTTTTCTTTACGATTCAAATCCAACCATAACCCCGCCTTTTTCTTCATAGAAGCAGCACAACCCGCTAGGAGTCATGATAGTGATCTCACAGTCAGGATAGGTCTCATGAATTTTATCTCTAATACGAGTGGCCATATTTTCATTATTGCAGTGGTTGATCACAACCTTGCCGCCATGAAAGCCTTTTTCATACATGGTTGCGACTAGCTTGTCGTAGGCAGTAGATTTACCTCGGCATTTCTCAAGAACGGAGAGCTGACCATGTTCATCAGAACAACCGAGCATCTTAATGCCAAGGATGCCCGCTAAGCCACCTTGTAATTTCGATACGCGGCCATTCTTTATTAAGTTGTCTAAGTGCTCTAATACAAAGAGTAAATGAGTATGTGTATCATACTCGGTGATCTTTTCAACTATGGTGTCAAAATCCAGATCTTCTAAGATCAGTTCTTTCAGTTTATAAGCTAGAAGTGCAATATAAGGGCCTGCAGAAAGGCTGTTGATCACATGGATCCTTTTCGCAGGGTCCGTCTCCAAATACATATTTTTGCCCGTACAGGCGCTGGAATAACTGCC carries:
- a CDS encoding transcriptional regulator, AsnC family, giving the protein MVQSVREQILHLIESDSRLCPAEIATMVGITEGEAEEEIEQMEKEHIICGYHTLINWAKAKEDDITAMIELRVTPQDGDGYEKIAEYISQFPQVETLYLMSGAYDFLVTIKGKTLKEISLFVSGKLASMKEVQSTTTHFALTKYKELGVDMEAKKIDERMVITP
- a CDS encoding aspartate aminotransferase, translated to MRELLSKKAVGLKPSGIRKFFDVANEMEDVISLGVGEPDFDTPWHIREEGINSFHKGRTFYTSNAGLMDLRKEICKYIKKKQNLTYDPEKEVLLTVGGSEGIDAALRALLNPGDEVIYIEPCFVSYLPCIVLADGVPKPIALSEENGYRLTREQLEKAITPKTKVLMLSYPNNPTGAIMERKDYEALIDLIIEHDLIVISDEIYSELTYEKETVSIASLPGMQERTIIINGFSKAYAMTGWRLGYALANPVIMEQMVKIHQFAIMCAPTTSQYAAIEAMRNGDDDVTMMCQSYNQRRRYLLSEFKRLGLPCFEPHGAFYTFPNISEFGMTSEEFATRLLKEERLAVVPGSAFGECGEGHVRISYAYSVQEIKQAMKRMERFIHKLRDDQ
- a CDS encoding ABC transporter substrate-binding protein, yielding MRKKLLAVGILVILVLTSLMGCSKEGKLTKVRLNEVAHSIFYAPMYVAIENGYFKDQGLDVKLINGLGADKTMTAVLSGEADIGFMGSEASIYVYNQGASDYVVNFAQLTQRAGNFLVSRNADANFKWTDLKGKKVLGGRAGGMPEMVFEYILMKNGLTPGKDVKIVQNIDFGLTAEAFASGNGDYTVEFEPSAEALEREGKGKVVASLGLESGKVPYTAYSAKKSYIEKNPEVIKRFTEAIQKGLDYVNSHTPEEIAKVIKPQFKETSDASLVKIVKRYYDQQTWKDNTVFEKESFNLLQDILINGKELEEKVDYNKLVNTEYAKEAVK
- a CDS encoding DegV family protein, with protein sequence MKYGIVVDSGCDITNIEDFTKCGIAFTRVPLSLQVGNKTFIDDLHLDINDFLEESYAYKGKSGSAAPSPGAWCDAYSSAEYIFVITITGTLSGSYSSACTGKNMYLETDPAKRIHVINSLSAGPYIALLAYKLKELILEDLDFDTIVEKITEYDTHTHLLFVLEHLDNLIKNGRVSKLQGGLAGILGIKMLGCSDEHGQLSVLEKCRGKSTAYDKLVATMYEKGFHGGKVVINHCNNENMATRIRDKIHETYPDCEITIMTPSGLCCFYEEKGGVMVGFES